A genomic segment from bacterium encodes:
- a CDS encoding ATP-binding protein, producing the protein MAKPIQQNKKDLGTLNHSPRLTALFEVARMMSAILELDTLLQMIVQLAAEQSYARKSSLMLLDTTTQELVIRTAFGIDNTSVVGIRVKVGKGIAGQVAKSGTAIWVKDIERDPRFRRKSKKKYLTKSFISVPLTIKNEVIGVLNVNDRIDNRSFTREDFELVTILASQAAVAIDNAKLYAETEQMRNYLQNILNNLVETVVVIDHTNVCTFVNENARLFFKPSVRSAIGFKYPEIFNSRIAKAMRDVINATYQNGIVIDQEIEYKDEKGTVIPIGITGSLLHSVDDHDSKAKPEIILIFRDLTASHELTRLRILNEMKTEFVSTVSHELRTPLTAIKGSVGLMAEGRTGPLSPVQQEMITLIKRNTDRLARMIDDLLELTRAEAGRMRIDPKYIELRDVVKDVFALLSQQAATQNLELRSEIPPEYSPMYVDADKLQQVLINLVGNAIKFTPENGSVTVQATETEQYWQIAVRDTGIGIPAEELPKIFDAYHQVRHPQRENVFKGFGLGLPITKRIIDAHNGKIWVKSRLGKGTTFTFRIPKPAEPIQLRKR; encoded by the coding sequence ATGGCTAAACCAATACAACAGAATAAAAAAGATTTAGGAACATTGAACCATTCACCTCGGTTAACAGCATTGTTTGAAGTAGCAAGGATGATGAGCGCAATATTAGAGTTAGATACGTTGTTGCAGATGATAGTGCAATTAGCTGCTGAACAGAGTTATGCGCGAAAAAGTTCGCTGATGTTACTGGATACTACTACGCAAGAATTAGTCATTCGGACTGCATTTGGAATTGATAATACCTCGGTTGTCGGGATTCGGGTTAAAGTAGGTAAAGGGATTGCCGGTCAAGTAGCAAAAAGTGGAACGGCGATCTGGGTTAAGGATATTGAACGCGATCCTCGATTCCGGAGGAAAAGTAAAAAGAAATATCTCACGAAATCATTTATCAGCGTACCGTTAACCATCAAAAACGAAGTTATTGGCGTACTGAACGTAAACGACCGGATAGATAACCGTTCATTTACGCGGGAAGATTTTGAACTCGTAACGATTTTAGCGAGTCAAGCGGCGGTAGCGATTGATAATGCGAAATTATATGCTGAAACCGAACAAATGCGAAATTATTTGCAAAATATTCTGAATAATCTTGTTGAAACTGTAGTGGTAATTGATCATACAAACGTATGCACGTTCGTGAACGAAAATGCGCGGTTATTTTTCAAACCATCAGTTCGTTCCGCTATCGGTTTTAAATACCCGGAAATATTTAATAGTCGGATTGCAAAAGCTATGCGGGATGTCATTAATGCTACCTATCAAAATGGTATTGTTATTGACCAGGAAATAGAATATAAAGATGAAAAGGGAACGGTTATCCCGATTGGGATAACCGGTTCATTGCTTCACTCGGTTGATGACCATGATTCAAAAGCGAAACCGGAAATAATCCTAATATTTCGCGATCTGACCGCAAGTCACGAACTCACTCGACTCCGAATTCTCAATGAAATGAAAACGGAATTTGTTTCAACGGTATCTCATGAATTGCGCACTCCATTAACCGCAATTAAAGGGTCGGTTGGTCTAATGGCTGAAGGCAGAACTGGTCCACTATCGCCAGTCCAACAAGAAATGATAACGCTCATTAAACGAAATACTGACCGACTGGCGCGCATGATTGATGATCTCCTTGAATTAACCCGAGCTGAAGCAGGGAGAATGAGAATCGACCCTAAATACATTGAACTTCGCGATGTGGTTAAAGACGTTTTTGCTCTATTAAGCCAACAAGCAGCGACGCAAAACCTAGAACTGCGAAGTGAAATTCCACCGGAATATAGTCCGATGTATGTTGATGCAGATAAATTACAACAAGTATTAATCAATTTAGTAGGTAACGCTATCAAGTTTACCCCGGAAAATGGTTCAGTAACGGTTCAGGCAACCGAAACTGAACAATATTGGCAAATAGCGGTTCGAGATACTGGTATTGGAATCCCTGCAGAGGAGCTACCAAAAATATTCGACGCTTATCATCAAGTTCGCCATCCCCAACGAGAAAATGTTTTTAAAGGATTCGGGCTAGGTCTCCCGATAACCAAACGCATCATTGATGCGCATAATGGAAAAATCTGGGTAAAATCGCGGTTGGGTAAAGGAACAACTTTCACATTCCGAATTCCTAAACCAGCTGAACCGATTCAGCTAAGAAAACGTTGA